In a genomic window of Fibrobacter sp. UWH4:
- the mnmG gene encoding tRNA uridine-5-carboxymethylaminomethyl(34) synthesis enzyme MnmG, translating into MSLIAEFDVVVVGGGHAGIEATHAAWKLGVKTAMLTMDINAIGRMSCNPAVGGVAKGQIVRDIDALGGLMGLLTDKAGIQFRMLNMSKGPAVWGPRAQCDMKYYSEVAREVITSLPGLSVIQGELAAFSRMADGRLELSLLNGERYITRSLVITSGTFLASKMFTGLETSIGGRVGEPSADKLSECLAREGIALRRLKTGTPSRLDPDSIDFNECDIQRGDDTPWPMSDRHLANTVPGRDADYFWGDPTNKFVRNDCVCWITRTNLKTHDILRSGFKDSPMFSGRIHGKGPRYCPSIEDKINRFGDRDGHQLFLEPEQADIGRVYINGFSSSLPADIQLAAIHTIPGLTRARVLQIGYAVEYDSVDATQLFPTFECKKVPGLYFAGQVCGTSGYEEAAGQGLLAGINAALKVKGEEPLILGRSDSYLGVMADDLVNILLDEPYRMFTSRAEYRLFLRSDNAEARLKERAHKIGMISDDDYADFKRRQNLIEIARTRMAEESAAPDQANPILEAGGQALSTERTRWINVLRRPGIDPEQLFKAAVPDLNLSRRDQWFMYAEEIYAGFFDRQAREIDDQKKMESVRLPENFDYMQVTAVSIESRQRLNAHKPLTLGQASRIPGVRPADITVLAHWLENKKLNG; encoded by the coding sequence ATGTCTCTAATCGCAGAATTCGATGTAGTCGTTGTCGGCGGTGGTCATGCCGGTATCGAGGCGACCCACGCCGCTTGGAAATTGGGCGTAAAGACCGCCATGCTCACGATGGATATTAATGCCATCGGTCGTATGAGCTGTAACCCGGCCGTAGGCGGGGTGGCGAAGGGGCAGATTGTCCGAGACATTGATGCGCTCGGTGGCCTGATGGGATTACTCACCGACAAGGCGGGCATCCAATTCCGCATGCTCAATATGAGCAAGGGGCCGGCCGTGTGGGGTCCGCGAGCCCAATGCGACATGAAGTACTACAGCGAGGTGGCACGCGAAGTCATTACAAGCCTTCCGGGGCTTTCGGTGATTCAGGGGGAACTCGCTGCTTTTTCGCGAATGGCTGACGGTCGCTTGGAACTTTCGCTCCTGAATGGCGAACGCTACATCACGCGCTCGCTCGTGATTACGAGTGGGACCTTCCTTGCTTCCAAGATGTTTACCGGGCTTGAAACCAGCATCGGTGGGCGAGTGGGTGAGCCGAGTGCCGATAAACTTTCAGAATGCCTTGCACGCGAAGGGATTGCGCTCCGTCGCCTGAAGACGGGGACTCCCAGCCGCTTGGACCCTGATTCCATCGACTTTAATGAGTGCGATATTCAGCGTGGCGACGATACTCCGTGGCCCATGAGCGATCGTCACTTGGCAAACACGGTGCCAGGCCGCGATGCGGATTATTTCTGGGGCGACCCGACGAATAAATTTGTTCGAAACGATTGCGTGTGCTGGATTACCCGCACGAACCTGAAAACTCACGATATTCTGCGCAGTGGCTTTAAGGATAGCCCGATGTTTAGCGGACGCATTCATGGAAAGGGCCCGCGCTACTGTCCGAGTATCGAAGACAAGATTAATCGTTTTGGCGATCGTGACGGTCATCAGCTTTTCTTGGAACCGGAACAGGCCGATATCGGTCGAGTCTACATCAACGGTTTCAGTTCTAGCTTGCCGGCGGATATTCAGCTTGCGGCTATTCATACGATTCCGGGATTGACCCGCGCCCGTGTGTTGCAGATTGGCTATGCTGTGGAATATGACTCGGTGGATGCCACGCAGCTTTTCCCGACGTTTGAATGCAAGAAGGTTCCGGGGCTCTATTTTGCGGGTCAGGTCTGCGGTACGAGCGGCTATGAAGAAGCTGCCGGTCAGGGGCTTTTGGCGGGTATCAACGCCGCCCTGAAGGTCAAGGGCGAAGAACCTTTGATTCTTGGTCGCTCGGATAGCTACTTGGGCGTCATGGCGGACGATCTGGTAAACATTCTGCTGGATGAACCTTATCGCATGTTCACGAGTCGCGCCGAATACAGACTGTTCCTCCGTAGCGATAATGCCGAAGCTCGCCTCAAGGAACGCGCCCATAAGATTGGCATGATTTCGGATGATGATTATGCGGACTTCAAGCGTCGTCAGAATCTGATTGAAATTGCCCGCACCCGTATGGCCGAGGAATCGGCGGCGCCCGACCAGGCGAATCCGATTCTTGAAGCGGGTGGCCAGGCGCTTTCGACGGAACGCACCCGTTGGATCAACGTGTTGCGTCGTCCGGGAATCGATCCGGAACAACTTTTCAAGGCTGCCGTGCCCGACTTGAATCTTTCTCGCCGCGACCAGTGGTTCATGTACGCCGAAGAAATCTACGCAGGATTCTTCGACCGGCAGGCCCGCGAAATCGACGACCAGAAGAAGATGGAATCCGTGCGCCTGCCCGAAAACTTCGACTACATGCAGGTGACCGCCGTCAGTATCGAAAGTCGCCAGCGCCTCAATGCTCACAAGCCCTTGACACTCGGCCAGGCTAGCCGTATTCCCGGTGTCCGCCCGGCTGACATTACGGTTCTCGCGCATTGGCTAGAAAACAAGAAACTGAACGGCTAG
- a CDS encoding penicillin-binding protein activator LpoB, producing MRKLFTILALGCALGMVACGGGGKTVTRIDEKSTTDLSGKWNDTDSRLVAEEMITSCLHSAKIERVIGEMGRTPTIVIGKIRNKSHEHISVETFVKDMERTLLNSEAVDFVANSAERAELRNEVADQQGNATEETAKDLHQETGADWMLTGTINTIVDQEGGKSVIFYQVDLELTDLQSHKKLWMGDKKIKKFVSQDSVKL from the coding sequence ATGCGTAAGTTGTTTACGATTCTCGCTCTCGGTTGTGCTCTCGGTATGGTTGCCTGCGGTGGTGGCGGCAAGACCGTGACCCGTATCGATGAAAAATCTACGACGGATTTGTCGGGTAAGTGGAACGATACCGACTCTCGCCTGGTTGCAGAAGAAATGATTACGAGCTGCTTGCACAGCGCCAAGATCGAACGCGTGATTGGCGAAATGGGCCGCACTCCGACCATCGTCATTGGCAAAATCCGCAACAAGAGCCACGAACACATCAGTGTCGAAACCTTCGTTAAGGACATGGAACGTACCCTCCTGAATTCCGAGGCGGTTGACTTCGTGGCAAATTCCGCCGAACGCGCCGAACTTCGTAACGAGGTGGCCGACCAGCAGGGGAACGCAACCGAAGAAACTGCCAAGGATCTTCATCAGGAAACGGGTGCCGACTGGATGCTGACCGGTACCATTAACACCATCGTGGACCAGGAAGGCGGCAAGTCCGTTATTTTCTACCAGGTGGACCTGGAACTCACCGACCTGCAGAGCCACAAGAAACTCTGGATGGGTGACAAGAAGATCAAGAAGTTCGTCTCTCAGGATTCTGTGAAGCTTTAG